The Humulus lupulus chromosome 3, drHumLupu1.1, whole genome shotgun sequence genome window below encodes:
- the LOC133825529 gene encoding uncharacterized protein LOC133825529, producing the protein MAKNDAMIQSQVASLRNLEIQLGQLANELRNRPQGTLPSDTKNPRKDRKEHCKAITLRSGKNLELTEENCTRNSEPTSIQSSVDKGDKAVKSKILIVDPEAIAAAIPPQNATKKPMSKPPLPFPQRFQKQQQDGQFQRFLDVLKQLHINVPLVEALEQMPNYVKFLKDILTKKMRLGEFETVALTEGCNAILKNKIPPKLKDPGNFTISISIGGREVGKALCDLLGVGEARPTTLTLQLVDRSMVHPEGKIEDVLVQVDEFIFLADFIILDYEEDRDVPIILGRPFLATRRTLIDVEKGELTIRAQDEQVTFKVFNPIRSPNEVEACLAISASNFKLIEKMHGKYSNGVKKKVPFE; encoded by the exons ATGGCCAAGAACGATGCTATGATTCAGAGTCAAGTGGCATCCTTGAGGAATCTAGAAATTCAATTGGGGCAGCTTGCTAATGAGCTAAGGAATAGACCACAAGGCACCTTGCCTAGTGATACGAAAAATCCAAGGAAAGATCGTAAGGAGCATTGTAAGGCAATTACCTTGAGGAGTGGTAAAAACCTGGAATTGACAGAGGAAAATTGTACTAGAAATagcgagcccacttcaatccaaagtagtgtggacAAGGGAGACAAAGCTGTGAAATCAAAAATTTTAATTGTTGATCCTGAagcaattgctgcagcaattcccCCACAAAATGCTACAAAGAAGCCTATGAGCAAGCCACCTCTACCATTTCCTCAGCGTTTTCAAAAGCAGCAACAAGATGGTCAATTCCAAAGATTTTTGGATGTTTTGAAACAACTTCACATCAATGTACCgttggtggaagctttggagcaaatgcccaactatgtgaagtttttgAAGGATATTTTAACTAAGAAGATGAGGCTTGGAGAATTTGAAACGGTGGCTTTGACTGAAGGTTGTAATGccatattgaaaaataaaattcctcctaaattgaAAGATCCGGGCAACTTCACAATTTCAATTTCTATTGGGGGACGAGAAGTTggtaaagctctttgtgatttg TTGGGAGTTGGAGAAGCAAGGCCAACTACACTCACCTTGCAATTGGTTGACCGTTCTATGGTGCATCCGGAGGGAAAGATTGAAGACGTCCTAGTACAAGTTGATGAGTTCATTTTTCTGGCGGATTTCATTATTCTTGACTATGAGGAAGACAGGGATGTACCGATCATTTTGGGGAGGCCATTTCTTGCCACCAGGAGGACGTTGATAGATGTTGAAAAAGGAGAGCTCACCATTCGAGCTCAAGACGAACAAGTCACATTCAAGGTTTTTAATCCTATACGCTCTCCTAATGAAGTTGAAGCTTGTTTGGCCATAAGTGCTTCTAACTTCAAGTTAATTGAAAAGATGCATGGAAAGTATAGCAATGGAGTCAAGAAAAAGGTCCCTTTTGAATAA